In Campylobacter suis, the following proteins share a genomic window:
- a CDS encoding DUF2157 domain-containing protein — MHFFHKNFLAKELIKWQNDGFIDTKTATAIATKYDIDIATNANESNSILRIIAYFFFGCSLLTLVGANWEDIAPDIRTFILIALTTVLNFAGFYNLKNGKDGYGSALLVLASLTFGVSIALIAQIYNLDKNLSNGVLLWAVGTFIVALGSQKSLVMGVGLIASAIWILSSLMQTGVSINFYLIFLLGGIWLALKDSSRLLVFGIFISLSCYIFGNYEAFEIFMYASIFSTLSYTLLMFSLSHFLSKFAQHENASYLSTIAGYSFFTLMLFYFTFASFAENIEFYLNFNEIFSQLNNNFGDMFVIFSLASLGVGFYFRDKILIAVSIFVVLLPFLLAYINATILLSVFIVGAGILLIKNDFVFKGVGLIFYVAIVQYMRLIGDYIGTSLLFLAFAISILIITKTRRKHEKI; from the coding sequence TTGCATTTTTTTCATAAAAATTTCTTAGCCAAAGAGCTTATAAAGTGGCAAAATGATGGGTTTATAGATACAAAAACAGCTACAGCGATAGCTACAAAGTACGATATAGACATTGCTACAAATGCGAATGAGAGCAACTCCATACTTCGTATCATCGCTTACTTCTTTTTTGGTTGCTCACTTTTAACACTTGTTGGAGCAAACTGGGAAGATATAGCGCCAGATATTCGGACATTTATACTAATTGCTCTTACAACTGTGTTAAATTTCGCTGGATTTTATAATCTAAAAAACGGCAAAGATGGCTATGGTAGCGCACTTTTGGTCCTTGCTAGCCTTACATTTGGCGTTAGTATAGCACTCATTGCGCAAATTTATAATCTTGATAAAAACCTTTCAAATGGCGTTTTACTTTGGGCAGTTGGCACTTTTATCGTTGCACTAGGCTCACAAAAGTCGCTAGTCATGGGTGTTGGGCTGATTGCTAGTGCGATTTGGATTTTAAGTAGTTTAATGCAAACTGGAGTTAGTATAAATTTTTATCTTATCTTTTTGCTTGGTGGAATTTGGCTTGCTTTAAAAGATAGCTCAAGACTGCTGGTTTTTGGTATATTTATAAGCCTTAGTTGCTATATCTTTGGCAATTATGAAGCTTTTGAAATTTTTATGTATGCATCGATTTTTTCAACCCTTTCCTATACTCTTTTAATGTTTAGTTTAAGTCATTTTTTAAGCAAATTTGCACAGCACGAAAATGCAAGCTATCTTAGCACTATCGCTGGATATAGCTTCTTTACCTTAATGCTTTTTTATTTTACATTTGCTAGCTTTGCTGAAAATATTGAGTTTTATTTAAATTTCAATGAAATTTTTAGCCAGTTAAATAACAACTTTGGCGATATGTTTGTTATATTTTCTCTAGCTTCACTTGGTGTGGGATTTTATTTTAGGGATAAAATTTTAATAGCTGTAAGCATTTTTGTCGTTTTGTTGCCATTTTTGCTCGCATATATAAATGCCACGATACTACTTTCAGTTTTTATCGTAGGCGCTGGAATTTTACTTATTAAAAATGACTTTGTATTTAAAGGTGTTGGGCTGATTTTTTATGTAGCTATCGTCCAGTATATGCGATTAATAGGCGATTACATAGGCACAAGCTTGCTATTTTTAGCCTTTGCCATTAGCATACTAATCATAACAAAGACAAGAAGAAAACATGAAAAAATTTAG
- a CDS encoding ATP-dependent Clp protease ATP-binding subunit, producing MSNILQKLTAQMTQSLENAASLALHAKNQEIAPLHILWGLVTDSSSILNQVFNKNNITKEALVLEIQSNIKNLPTSSNVTKESLKISKDTMFSLENAQALMTSLGDSFIAVDTWLIANLNTEPIKTILSKFTDILEIKKTLEAMRAGRKIDSATSDEILDSLAKFGIDLTDKAMSGELDPVIGRDEEITRMMQILIRKSKNNPILLGEPGVGKTAIVEGLAQKIIAKDVPTSLANKRVIALDMSALIAGAKYRGEFEDRLKAVIDEVKKAENIILFIDEIHTIVGAGASEGSMDAANILKPALARGELHAVGATTLKEYRKYFEKDAALQRRFQPIDVREPSVNEALQILRGIKQRLEVHHSVTITDSALVAAAKLSDRYISNRFLPDKAIDLIDEAAAELKMQIESEPFELAKIKREISTLEVEKAALKMEESDKNDQRLEQIEQEIANLNEEKQKLDVKFENEKAVFDGISNATKQVDSLKNEAEIARRNGDFQRAAEIEYGKILEVINSQNELSQKWEEMKKNGVLLKNQVDEELVAEILSKWTGISVSKMLASEKEKYLNIEQHLQKSVVGQDAALHALARAIKRNKAGLNDGARPIGSFLFLGPTGVGKTQSAKALAKFLFDDERALIRFDMSEYMEKHSVSRLLGAPPGYVGYDEGGQLTEAVRRRPYSVILFDEIEKAHKDVFNILLGILDDGRATDNKGVTVDFKNTIIILTSNIASNFIMDLEGVERENAVKNELKNYFKPEFLNRLDDTIVFNPLNENGLIQIVQIMFKELENRLMERNIKASLSQNAAKFIAGAGFDAVYGARPLRRALYELVEDKLAEMILRDELEGKDEILVDANESEVTIVAK from the coding sequence ATGTCAAATATACTTCAAAAGCTTACAGCTCAGATGACACAAAGTCTTGAAAATGCGGCTAGTTTAGCGCTTCATGCTAAAAATCAAGAGATAGCTCCTCTTCATATTTTATGGGGTTTGGTAACAGACAGCAGCTCTATACTTAATCAAGTTTTTAATAAAAATAATATCACTAAGGAAGCCTTAGTGCTAGAAATTCAATCAAATATTAAAAATCTGCCAACTAGCTCAAATGTCACAAAAGAGAGCTTAAAAATTTCTAAAGATACTATGTTTTCACTTGAAAATGCACAAGCTTTGATGACTAGTCTTGGAGACAGCTTCATAGCTGTTGATACTTGGCTAATCGCAAATTTAAATACCGAGCCCATAAAAACAATTCTTTCAAAATTCACAGACATCTTAGAGATCAAAAAAACACTTGAAGCAATGCGTGCAGGACGAAAGATAGATAGTGCTACAAGCGATGAGATACTTGATAGCCTTGCAAAATTTGGTATCGACTTAACAGACAAAGCTATGTCTGGTGAGCTTGATCCAGTTATTGGCAGAGATGAAGAGATAACTAGAATGATGCAAATTCTAATAAGAAAAAGCAAAAACAACCCCATCTTACTTGGCGAACCAGGAGTGGGCAAAACAGCGATAGTTGAAGGCTTAGCACAAAAGATAATAGCAAAAGATGTGCCCACAAGCCTTGCAAATAAACGCGTTATAGCCCTTGATATGAGCGCGCTCATCGCTGGAGCAAAGTATCGGGGTGAGTTTGAAGACCGATTAAAAGCAGTCATAGATGAAGTTAAAAAAGCTGAGAATATCATACTTTTTATAGACGAAATTCACACTATCGTTGGAGCTGGAGCTAGCGAAGGAAGCATGGATGCGGCAAATATCCTAAAGCCTGCCTTAGCAAGAGGTGAACTACATGCAGTAGGCGCTACTACACTTAAAGAGTATCGAAAATATTTTGAAAAAGATGCTGCTTTACAGCGCCGTTTTCAGCCAATTGATGTGCGAGAGCCAAGCGTAAATGAAGCTTTGCAAATTTTACGCGGGATAAAACAGAGACTTGAAGTACATCATAGTGTAACAATAACAGATAGTGCATTAGTGGCTGCGGCAAAACTATCAGACCGCTATATATCTAATCGCTTTTTGCCAGATAAAGCTATAGACCTTATAGATGAGGCTGCGGCTGAACTTAAAATGCAGATAGAAAGTGAGCCATTTGAGCTTGCAAAAATAAAGCGCGAAATTTCAACTCTTGAGGTTGAAAAAGCGGCTTTAAAGATGGAAGAGAGTGATAAAAACGATCAAAGGCTAGAGCAAATCGAGCAAGAAATAGCAAATTTAAATGAGGAAAAACAAAAGCTTGATGTAAAATTTGAAAACGAAAAAGCTGTCTTTGATGGTATCTCAAATGCCACAAAACAGGTTGATTCACTAAAAAATGAAGCTGAGATAGCTCGCAGAAATGGGGACTTTCAAAGAGCTGCTGAGATTGAGTATGGTAAAATTTTAGAAGTTATAAATTCTCAAAACGAACTTAGCCAAAAGTGGGAAGAGATGAAGAAAAATGGCGTCTTGCTTAAAAACCAGGTCGATGAAGAGCTTGTGGCTGAAATTTTAAGTAAATGGACTGGCATTTCAGTAAGTAAAATGCTAGCTAGCGAAAAGGAGAAGTACCTAAATATCGAACAACACCTACAAAAAAGCGTAGTCGGTCAGGACGCTGCTTTGCATGCTCTAGCAAGAGCGATAAAACGCAACAAAGCGGGGCTAAATGATGGCGCAAGACCAATAGGTTCATTTTTATTTTTAGGACCAACTGGTGTTGGCAAAACGCAATCAGCAAAAGCTTTGGCAAAATTTTTATTTGACGATGAGCGCGCTCTTATACGCTTTGACATGAGCGAGTATATGGAAAAGCACAGCGTCTCACGCTTACTTGGTGCGCCTCCAGGATATGTTGGGTATGATGAAGGAGGGCAGCTAACTGAGGCTGTGCGTCGCCGACCTTATAGCGTGATCTTGTTTGATGAGATAGAAAAGGCTCATAAAGATGTTTTTAATATCTTGCTTGGAATTTTAGATGATGGTAGGGCTACTGATAACAAAGGAGTTACAGTTGATTTTAAAAATACAATAATCATCTTAACATCAAATATAGCTTCAAATTTTATCATGGATTTAGAGGGCGTAGAGCGTGAAAATGCTGTTAAAAACGAACTTAAAAACTACTTTAAGCCGGAGTTTTTAAACCGCCTTGATGATACGATTGTCTTTAATCCACTTAACGAAAACGGGCTAATACAAATCGTACAGATAATGTTTAAGGAGCTAGAAAATCGCCTCATGGAGCGCAACATAAAAGCAAGCCTAAGCCAAAATGCTGCCAAATTCATAGCGGGTGCTGGATTTGATGCCGTATATGGCGCTAGACCTTTAAGAAGGGCGCTTTATGAGCTAGTAGAAGATAAGCTGGCTGAAATGATACTTCGTGACGAACTTGAAGGTAAAGATGAAATTTTAGTTGACGCAAACGAGAGCGAGGTAACCATCGTTGCTAAATAG
- the nikR gene encoding nickel-responsive transcriptional regulator NikR: protein MDDIIRFSVSLPKSLLQELDAKIEQQGYASRSELTRDLIREKIIKDSWETSTSELIGVMSIIYLHEQNEIVNKVLNLEHQTKVKIMCITHVNIDPQNCLDTFVLRGKSKDIKLFCDKISGTKGVKFSELVKAAVTTA, encoded by the coding sequence ATGGATGATATTATAAGATTTAGCGTATCACTGCCAAAATCGCTCTTGCAAGAACTTGATGCAAAGATCGAACAACAAGGCTATGCGTCGCGCAGCGAACTTACTCGTGATCTTATACGAGAGAAGATCATTAAAGACAGCTGGGAGACATCAACTAGCGAACTTATCGGCGTTATGAGCATAATTTACCTGCACGAACAAAATGAGATAGTAAATAAAGTCCTAAATTTAGAGCATCAAACAAAGGTAAAAATCATGTGTATCACTCATGTGAATATTGATCCACAAAACTGCCTTGATACATTTGTGCTGCGTGGAAAATCAAAGGACATAAAGCTATTTTGCGATAAAATTTCAGGAACAAAAGGGGTGAAATTTTCAGAGCTTGTAAAAGCAGCAGTTACTACAGCTTAA
- the tatC gene encoding twin-arginine translocase subunit TatC yields the protein MFEELKPHLVELRKRLGISVASVIIAFVVCFSFWNPILAWITEPLKAVLPENSSIIFTSVQEPFFTAMKVAFFAGLIVALPIIFWQFWLFVAPGLYENEKKYVIPFVISATLMFLCGASFCYFVVIPLGFNFLVNFGGQLFTALPSIGEYVGFFTKLLIAFGIAFEMPVITFFLAKLGMVNATQLKGFFRYGVVIIFLFSAIVTPPDVLSQFLMAVPMMLLYGLSIYIASVANPENTQEDKDEEADA from the coding sequence ATGTTTGAAGAGTTAAAACCTCATTTAGTTGAACTTCGTAAAAGGCTAGGCATAAGCGTTGCAAGCGTTATCATTGCATTTGTTGTTTGTTTTAGCTTTTGGAACCCGATATTAGCGTGGATAACTGAGCCATTAAAGGCTGTTTTGCCAGAAAACTCAAGCATTATATTTACATCTGTGCAAGAGCCGTTTTTTACTGCGATGAAGGTGGCATTTTTTGCTGGGCTCATAGTGGCTTTGCCTATCATATTTTGGCAGTTTTGGCTTTTTGTGGCTCCTGGACTTTATGAAAATGAAAAAAAATATGTTATCCCTTTTGTTATATCTGCTACACTGATGTTTCTTTGCGGTGCGAGTTTTTGTTACTTTGTAGTGATACCGCTTGGTTTTAACTTTTTGGTAAATTTTGGCGGTCAGCTTTTTACAGCGCTTCCTAGTATCGGCGAATATGTAGGCTTTTTTACAAAGCTTCTTATAGCTTTTGGCATAGCGTTTGAGATGCCAGTTATTACATTTTTCCTTGCAAAACTTGGTATGGTAAATGCCACTCAACTAAAAGGATTTTTTAGATATGGTGTGGTTATTATATTTTTATTTTCAGCTATTGTAACGCCACCAGATGTTTTAAGCCAGTTTTTAATGGCAGTTCCTATGATGTTACTTTACGGACTTTCTATATATATAGCAAGTGTTGCAAATCCTGAAAATACGCAAGAAGATAAAGACGAAGAAGCAGATGCTTGA
- the ilvN gene encoding acetolactate synthase small subunit, producing MRRVISVIVLNEDGVLARISGLFAGRGYNIDTLTVAPIPESKFSRLSIVTSGDERVLEQIVKQLHKLIPTYKVIESGEFVEKEMALVKIPLSENFSGLDAILKAYNGNVANTNENYIIVMVCDDTNRVENFLKAIKKFNPVDIVRGGSVLMDL from the coding sequence ATGAGAAGAGTAATATCTGTAATAGTTTTAAACGAAGACGGGGTTTTGGCTCGCATTTCAGGGCTTTTTGCAGGACGAGGGTATAATATCGACACCCTCACAGTCGCACCTATACCTGAGAGTAAATTCTCACGCCTTTCTATCGTAACGAGCGGTGATGAGAGGGTTTTAGAGCAGATAGTAAAGCAGCTACACAAACTCATACCGACTTATAAGGTCATCGAAAGTGGGGAGTTTGTCGAAAAAGAGATGGCACTTGTAAAAATTCCACTCAGTGAAAATTTTTCAGGGCTTGATGCGATACTAAAAGCCTATAACGGTAATGTTGCAAACACAAACGAAAACTACATCATCGTAATGGTCTGCGATGATACAAATAGGGTTGAAAATTTCTTAAAGGCGATTAAAAAATTTAATCCAGTTGATATAGTCCGTGGTGGCTCAGTTTTAATGGATCTGTAA
- a CDS encoding GDYXXLXY domain-containing protein, with protein MKKFSFLTFLAQPILLVAMFFYAYMPIWLGDDVFIKAQGYDPRDFFRGNYVHLSYDFNQMDVNVSENYSNKIYEIYAILEKDGELYKTSKISLEKPKDGIYISGKYDYLSSFGVEKYFQPKDKALELEEQLRDSEFEAIAHLKIYKGDARLINIELVKIEKSDK; from the coding sequence ATGAAAAAATTTAGTTTTTTAACCTTTTTAGCTCAACCAATCCTGCTTGTTGCGATGTTTTTTTATGCATATATGCCCATATGGCTTGGCGATGATGTTTTTATAAAAGCGCAAGGATATGACCCGCGTGATTTTTTTCGCGGAAATTATGTTCATTTAAGCTATGATTTTAATCAAATGGATGTAAATGTCAGTGAAAATTATAGCAATAAAATATATGAAATTTATGCTATCTTAGAAAAAGATGGAGAGCTTTATAAAACAAGCAAAATAAGCTTAGAAAAACCCAAAGATGGTATATATATAAGTGGCAAATACGACTACTTATCAAGTTTTGGAGTGGAAAAATACTTTCAGCCAAAAGATAAAGCACTTGAACTTGAAGAGCAACTAAGAGATAGTGAGTTTGAAGCTATCGCACATCTTAAAATTTATAAAGGCGACGCGAGACTTATAAATATAGAGCTAGTCAAGATAGAAAAAAGCGATAAGTAA
- the queA gene encoding tRNA preQ1(34) S-adenosylmethionine ribosyltransferase-isomerase QueA produces the protein MLDPNLLSSYNYELPPELIAATPVIPKESAKLLVYERAKDKISHLTFAQLIDAIPKNTAIIFNDTKVIKARLFGKKQSGGTIELLLNQPLGDGKFSCYIRGKVSLDVRLSFQNGIEAKILELFDDGLRVVKFYKKGFLLNASELFGELESIGHVPLPPYIKRPDNKQDEQWYQSVFAREFGAVAAPTASLHFSDEMMSDIRQKFKTAFITLHVGAGTFKGVECDDIRKHTMHGEFYSISDEAKSLINSDMSLLGVGTTVTRCVENFARGAQKSGVCELFLNPNNRPIRQNFLLTNFHLPRSTLIMLVASFIGLEKTMQIYETAVKERYRFYSYGDGMLII, from the coding sequence ATGCTTGATCCAAATTTGCTTAGTAGCTATAACTATGAATTGCCACCAGAGCTTATAGCAGCTACGCCAGTTATACCAAAGGAGAGTGCGAAGTTGCTTGTTTATGAGCGAGCTAAGGATAAAATTTCACACCTTACTTTTGCACAACTGATAGATGCAATACCAAAAAATACAGCGATAATTTTTAATGATACAAAGGTTATTAAGGCACGATTATTTGGTAAAAAGCAAAGTGGCGGAACGATAGAGCTTTTGCTAAACCAACCGCTTGGAGATGGGAAATTTAGCTGTTATATCCGTGGTAAGGTTAGTTTGGATGTTAGGCTAAGCTTTCAAAATGGCATTGAGGCAAAAATTTTAGAGCTTTTTGATGATGGATTGAGAGTTGTAAAGTTTTATAAGAAAGGTTTTTTGCTTAATGCTAGTGAGCTTTTTGGTGAACTTGAAAGTATCGGACATGTTCCACTACCACCTTATATAAAACGACCAGATAATAAACAAGATGAGCAGTGGTATCAAAGTGTGTTTGCTAGAGAATTTGGGGCTGTTGCAGCGCCTACCGCAAGTCTTCACTTTAGCGATGAGATGATGAGTGATATAAGGCAGAAATTTAAAACAGCATTTATTACACTTCATGTTGGTGCTGGCACTTTTAAGGGTGTTGAGTGTGATGACATAAGAAAGCATACAATGCACGGTGAGTTTTACAGCATAAGTGATGAAGCTAAAAGTTTAATAAACTCAGATATGTCTTTGCTTGGCGTGGGTACTACAGTGACTAGATGTGTGGAAAATTTTGCAAGAGGTGCGCAAAAAAGTGGCGTTTGTGAGCTTTTTTTAAATCCTAATAATCGCCCTATCCGACAAAATTTCTTGCTTACAAATTTTCATCTTCCACGCTCAACGCTTATAATGTTAGTGGCAAGCTTTATCGGACTTGAAAAGACTATGCAAATTTACGAAACTGCCGTAAAAGAGCGATATCGCTTTTACTCTTATGGTGATGGGATGCTTATAATATGA
- the tatB gene encoding Sec-independent protein translocase protein TatB, with protein MFGMSLPEILIIAVIAVLVLGPDKLPDAMVQIAKFFKMFKKGVNDAKATFDQEVKIAELKEDAKKYKDSITQATEGVRKKLTFEELDEIKKGVSNATSGINDAVNSVKKSVDVVKNPTAAVKDAVLSQKSENIEPKSAQNRENLEKKEA; from the coding sequence ATGTTTGGTATGAGCCTTCCTGAAATACTCATCATCGCTGTAATCGCCGTTTTGGTGCTTGGTCCAGATAAACTTCCTGACGCGATGGTACAGATAGCGAAATTTTTTAAAATGTTTAAAAAAGGTGTAAATGACGCAAAGGCGACATTTGATCAAGAGGTAAAGATAGCAGAGCTTAAAGAGGATGCTAAAAAATACAAAGATAGCATAACACAAGCCACTGAAGGCGTTCGCAAAAAGCTAACATTTGAAGAGCTAGACGAGATAAAAAAAGGTGTTAGTAACGCGACAAGCGGTATAAATGATGCTGTAAATAGTGTTAAAAAAAGTGTTGATGTAGTGAAAAATCCAACCGCAGCAGTTAAAGATGCTGTACTTAGTCAAAAGAGTGAAAATATAGAGCCAAAGTCAGCACAAAATAGAGAAAATTTAGAGAAAAAAGAGGCATAA
- a CDS encoding acetolactate synthase large subunit → MKELNGSQMISEALKEEGVKVVFGYPGGAALNIYDETYKQNYFTHVLTRHEQAAVHAADGYARASGEVGVAFVTSGPGFTNAVTGLATAYSDSIPLVLISGQVATSLIGTDAFQEIDAVGISRSCVKHNYLVKNIEELPRILKEAFYIARTGRPGPVHIDIPKDITAATGNFEYPKDISIETYKPTYKGNARQIKKAAEMIEISQRPLLYIGGGAIASGASEILREFAKKSGIPAISTLMGLGVLASDDELNLGMAGMHGSYAANMALSETDLLIALGARFDDRITGKLSEFAKNAKIIHIDIDPSSISKIVNAHFPIVGDVKNVVSELSERLGYEPERFRPWREILARYNSLYPLKFTDSDEILKPQWVIKKTAEILGDNAIISTDVGQHQMWVAQFYPFNEPRTLVSSGGQGTMGYGLPAAIGAKWAKSDKVVVNFTGDGSILMNIQELIVSVISQKPVINIILNNNFLGMVRQWQTFFYESRYSNTDLSFQPDFIQLAQSLGGVGYRVKTKEEFEKALKDAVASGKPALLDVAIDRFENVLPMVPAGAAIYNMILDDKGQR, encoded by the coding sequence ATGAAAGAGTTAAATGGCTCACAAATGATAAGCGAAGCGCTAAAAGAAGAGGGTGTAAAGGTCGTATTTGGCTACCCTGGCGGTGCTGCACTAAATATCTACGATGAAACTTATAAGCAAAACTACTTCACTCATGTTCTTACTCGTCACGAGCAAGCCGCAGTGCATGCAGCCGATGGCTATGCTAGAGCAAGTGGCGAGGTCGGAGTGGCGTTTGTTACATCAGGACCTGGCTTTACAAACGCTGTCACAGGACTTGCCACAGCATACTCTGATAGCATACCACTTGTGCTTATAAGCGGTCAGGTAGCTACATCACTTATCGGCACTGACGCATTTCAAGAGATAGATGCAGTGGGCATTTCACGATCCTGTGTGAAGCACAACTACTTGGTTAAAAACATAGAAGAGCTTCCAAGGATACTAAAAGAGGCATTTTATATCGCTCGCACAGGTCGCCCAGGACCCGTTCATATCGACATACCAAAGGACATCACAGCTGCAACAGGCAACTTTGAGTATCCAAAAGATATAAGCATAGAAACTTACAAGCCAACCTACAAAGGCAATGCAAGACAGATAAAAAAAGCGGCCGAGATGATAGAAATTTCACAAAGACCACTTTTATATATCGGTGGTGGCGCGATAGCAAGTGGTGCGAGTGAAATTTTACGCGAGTTTGCTAAAAAAAGTGGCATACCAGCTATCTCTACACTCATGGGACTTGGTGTTTTAGCAAGCGATGATGAGCTAAATTTAGGCATGGCGGGCATGCACGGAAGCTATGCTGCAAACATGGCATTAAGCGAGACTGACCTTTTAATAGCACTTGGCGCTAGGTTTGATGATAGGATTACCGGTAAGCTTAGTGAGTTTGCTAAAAATGCTAAGATAATACATATAGACATAGATCCAAGCTCTATTTCAAAGATAGTAAATGCGCACTTTCCTATCGTGGGGGATGTAAAAAATGTAGTGAGCGAGCTTAGTGAGAGGCTAGGCTATGAGCCTGAGAGATTTCGCCCTTGGCGTGAAATTTTAGCCAGATACAACTCGCTCTATCCGCTTAAATTTACCGACAGCGACGAGATTTTAAAACCGCAATGGGTCATTAAAAAAACGGCTGAAATTTTAGGGGATAATGCCATCATCTCAACAGATGTCGGACAGCATCAAATGTGGGTGGCGCAGTTTTATCCATTTAACGAGCCACGCACCCTAGTAAGTAGTGGCGGGCAGGGCACTATGGGGTACGGACTGCCTGCAGCCATAGGCGCAAAGTGGGCAAAGAGCGATAAGGTCGTGGTAAATTTCACAGGTGATGGCTCGATACTTATGAATATCCAAGAGCTCATAGTAAGCGTCATCAGTCAAAAACCTGTCATAAATATCATCTTAAACAACAACTTCCTTGGCATGGTGCGCCAGTGGCAGACATTTTTTTACGAGAGTCGCTACTCAAACACAGACCTAAGCTTTCAGCCTGATTTTATCCAGCTAGCTCAAAGCCTTGGCGGGGTTGGCTATAGAGTAAAAACAAAAGAGGAGTTTGAAAAGGCTTTAAAAGACGCAGTAGCAAGTGGCAAGCCAGCCCTGCTAGATGTAGCGATAGACCGCTTTGAAAATGTCCTTCCGATGGTTCCAGCGGGCGCTGCGATATATAACATGATACTTGATGATAAGGGTCAAAGATGA
- the hemW gene encoding radical SAM family heme chaperone HemW, with translation MLLYAHVPFCESKCPYCAFGSVVGQDIKAQKYFEAMILDFRQQAQKLSIKKAEISTLFIGGGTPSAVNAELYEKLFDEISPFLAKDAEITSEANPNSATLKWLSNMRKFGVNRMSFGAQSFFEDKLKLLGRTHDARAVYEAVKNAKISGFDNINVDLIYGTKFDTKKRLSAEVEHIKNLDITHLSAYSLTLELKTPFYKKNEYKKDSPALARHMIKEIEKIGLKQYEISNFGRICKHNLGYWQGENYLAIGAYAIGFFKNHRFFSPSNLDEYIKDPSNKNYEDLTQDDMKFERIFLGFRSVLGVSEDDLNQAQKDRAEILVKAKKLSYKDSRYFAKNLLLADELALFITN, from the coding sequence TTGTTACTATACGCACATGTGCCATTTTGCGAGAGCAAGTGTCCTTACTGTGCCTTTGGCTCAGTTGTAGGGCAAGATATCAAGGCACAAAAATACTTTGAAGCTATGATTTTGGACTTTAGGCAACAAGCGCAAAAGCTTAGCATAAAAAAAGCAGAAATTTCTACGCTTTTTATAGGTGGAGGCACACCAAGTGCTGTAAATGCAGAGCTTTACGAGAAGCTTTTTGATGAAATTTCGCCTTTTTTAGCAAAAGACGCCGAGATCACGTCTGAGGCAAATCCAAACTCAGCCACACTTAAATGGCTAAGTAATATGAGAAAATTTGGCGTAAATCGCATGAGTTTTGGCGCGCAAAGCTTTTTTGAAGACAAGCTTAAACTGCTAGGCAGAACACACGATGCAAGAGCTGTGTATGAAGCTGTGAAAAATGCTAAAATTTCAGGCTTTGATAATATAAATGTTGATCTAATTTACGGCACTAAATTTGATACAAAAAAGCGTTTAAGCGCCGAAGTAGAACACATCAAAAACCTTGATATAACGCACCTTAGCGCCTACTCATTAACGCTTGAGCTAAAAACGCCCTTTTATAAAAAAAATGAGTATAAAAAAGATAGCCCTGCTCTTGCAAGACACATGATAAAAGAGATAGAAAAAATCGGCTTAAAGCAGTATGAGATCTCAAATTTTGGCCGAATTTGTAAGCATAATTTAGGATACTGGCAAGGGGAAAACTACCTTGCGATAGGGGCTTATGCGATAGGATTTTTTAAAAATCATCGCTTTTTTTCACCCTCAAATTTAGATGAGTATATAAAAGATCCATCAAATAAAAACTACGAAGATTTAACACAAGATGATATGAAATTTGAGCGAATTTTCCTAGGTTTTAGGAGTGTGCTTGGAGTGAGTGAGGATGACTTAAATCAAGCGCAGAAAGATAGGGCTGAAATTTTAGTAAAAGCCAAAAAACTAAGCTATAAAGATAGCAGATACTTTGCAAAAAATCTCTTACTTGCCGATGAGCTTGCGCTTTTTATAACAAATTAA